The proteins below come from a single Caulobacter segnis ATCC 21756 genomic window:
- a CDS encoding phosphatidylserine decarboxylase, with translation MSKWHPVVEKLVKLIKDKGWEARFEKAVAEARAWNIPELADLKDLNSYLVYINDFLTWIPSENEPGKEVYNKLCKFYFVLDQKAVIDLQNKVVPQDKAPPLTPLSAWLVEYADALGAFLDTPESLTPKSLESFRKSPSYNLGDYIEPHGGWKTFNQFFARNFKPGYRPVAAIADQRVIVSPADSTFAGQWEIRTDSHVTVKTLHWKIEELMEGSPYKDRFKNGLFMHAFLGPNDYHRQHAPVGGTVLESRVIPGQVYLQVVAEKVAGDENGVHRLKPLRAFDAPDDAGYQFAQARGLIVLDTPIGLVAVLPIGMCQVSSVIVTAEVGVTVRKGEELSYFQFGGSDIIVLFEAKSNVSFTAQPGVHYKVGTKIADAYPVV, from the coding sequence ATGAGCAAGTGGCATCCCGTGGTCGAGAAGCTGGTCAAGCTGATCAAGGACAAGGGCTGGGAGGCGCGCTTCGAAAAGGCCGTCGCCGAGGCCCGGGCGTGGAACATCCCCGAGCTGGCGGATCTGAAGGATCTGAACAGCTACCTCGTCTACATCAACGACTTCCTGACCTGGATTCCCAGCGAGAACGAGCCGGGCAAGGAGGTCTACAACAAGCTCTGCAAGTTCTACTTCGTGCTGGACCAGAAGGCGGTGATCGACCTGCAGAACAAGGTCGTCCCGCAGGACAAAGCCCCGCCCCTGACGCCCCTGTCGGCCTGGCTGGTCGAGTACGCCGACGCCCTGGGCGCCTTCCTCGACACGCCGGAGTCGCTGACGCCCAAGTCGCTGGAGAGCTTCCGCAAGTCGCCCAGCTACAATCTCGGCGACTACATCGAACCGCACGGCGGCTGGAAGACCTTCAACCAGTTCTTCGCCCGCAACTTCAAGCCGGGCTACCGGCCGGTGGCGGCGATCGCCGACCAGCGGGTCATCGTCTCGCCCGCCGACTCCACCTTCGCCGGCCAGTGGGAGATCCGCACCGACAGCCACGTGACGGTCAAGACCCTGCACTGGAAGATCGAGGAGTTGATGGAGGGCAGCCCCTACAAGGACCGCTTCAAGAACGGCCTGTTCATGCACGCCTTCCTGGGCCCCAACGACTATCACCGCCAGCACGCCCCGGTCGGCGGCACGGTGCTGGAGTCGCGGGTCATCCCCGGCCAGGTCTATCTGCAGGTGGTGGCCGAGAAGGTCGCGGGCGACGAGAACGGGGTCCACAGGCTCAAGCCCCTGCGCGCCTTCGACGCCCCGGACGACGCCGGATACCAATTCGCCCAGGCCCGCGGCCTGATCGTGCTGGACACCCCGATCGGTCTCGTGGCGGTGCTGCCGATCGGCATGTGCCAGGTCTCGTCGGTGATCGTCACCGCCGAGGTCGGCGTCACCGTCCGCAAGGGCGAGGAGCTGTCCTACTTCCAGTTCGGCGGCTCGGACATCATTGTGCTGTTCGAAGCCAAGTCGAACGTCAGCTTCACCGCCCAGCCGGGGGTGCACTACAAGGTCGGCACGAAGATCGCGGACGCTTATCCGGTGGTGTGA
- a CDS encoding O-antigen ligase family protein has translation MTGVGVLTGAPERRTRWLGGLAVFMMVMTPLLGYLAPKQFAALLSLVGLLAAPGLLRRRPPLLPMFALALLALWSLVSLTWTPALPDPAKLKKFGAVENFTAIKLFLQLGLYGAAVAMLGQMSARSARGAARVMLVCAGALALIICLDGLLGAPIYQAIRKASGDPLTPDLAMVKVSMGTYPLVLLLWPCARVLGASTFKGRNILVALLFALILLVAHVTGADAPVAALLLGGLVWLGVRLIGKPVARALIPLVSAIFIFAPMAMLWGEKSGVVAWLHGLVPPSWDHRLNIWAFAADRILEHPMRGWGIDASRTFGAAIPLHTHNAPLQIWLELGAFGAAMAAAFYAWILYGVVRWTGVDRRDGAMAAGALVSYLVVSGFSFGVWQEWWLALGALAVIACGVAQKTSASTR, from the coding sequence ATGACAGGCGTCGGCGTGCTGACGGGCGCTCCGGAGCGCCGCACGCGGTGGCTGGGCGGCCTCGCCGTCTTCATGATGGTGATGACGCCGCTGCTGGGCTACCTGGCGCCGAAGCAGTTCGCGGCGCTGCTCAGTCTGGTCGGCCTGCTGGCGGCGCCGGGGTTGCTCCGGCGGCGACCGCCGCTCCTGCCGATGTTCGCCCTAGCGCTGTTGGCCTTGTGGTCGCTGGTCAGCCTCACCTGGACGCCGGCGCTCCCGGACCCCGCCAAGCTCAAGAAGTTCGGGGCCGTGGAGAACTTCACGGCGATCAAGCTCTTCCTGCAGCTGGGCCTCTACGGCGCCGCGGTCGCCATGCTGGGCCAGATGTCGGCCCGTTCGGCGCGCGGCGCGGCGCGCGTCATGCTGGTCTGCGCCGGTGCGCTGGCGCTCATCATCTGCCTCGATGGCCTGCTCGGCGCCCCGATCTACCAGGCGATCCGCAAGGCCAGCGGTGATCCGCTGACGCCTGATCTGGCGATGGTGAAGGTCTCCATGGGGACCTATCCGCTGGTCCTGCTGCTCTGGCCCTGCGCACGGGTTCTCGGCGCTTCGACGTTCAAGGGACGCAACATCCTTGTGGCGCTCCTGTTCGCGCTGATCCTGCTGGTGGCCCATGTCACCGGCGCCGACGCGCCGGTCGCGGCCCTGCTGCTGGGGGGACTGGTCTGGCTCGGGGTGCGCCTGATCGGCAAGCCCGTCGCGCGGGCCCTGATCCCGCTGGTCTCGGCCATCTTCATCTTCGCGCCCATGGCGATGCTCTGGGGGGAGAAATCCGGCGTCGTCGCGTGGCTGCACGGGCTGGTCCCGCCGTCCTGGGATCATCGCCTGAACATCTGGGCTTTCGCGGCCGACCGTATCCTGGAGCATCCGATGCGGGGGTGGGGGATCGACGCCAGTCGGACCTTCGGCGCGGCCATTCCGCTGCACACTCACAACGCGCCCCTGCAGATCTGGCTGGAGCTCGGCGCGTTCGGGGCCGCCATGGCGGCCGCCTTCTACGCCTGGATCCTCTATGGCGTGGTGCGGTGGACCGGCGTGGACCGGCGCGACGGCGCCATGGCGGCCGGCGCCCTGGTGTCCTATCTGGTGGTCAGCGGCTTCAGCTTCGGGGTCTGGCAGGAATGGTGGCTGGCTCTCGGCGCTCTGGCCGTCATCGCTTGTGGAGTCGCGCAAAAAACGAGCGCTTCGACCCGCTAG
- a CDS encoding SIMPL domain-containing protein, protein MTNTARRPAQSPVRLMAAFAAPVLLGGALLMGAAAPALAQTSADTAFKATTFNLSAFGETRVAPDMATITLGVQTEGATAGEALKANGTRMNLAMAALKKAGIAERDIQTSNLNLNAQYAYEQNQPPKLTGYQASNQVTITVRDLAKLGATVDAAVGAGANTVNGISFGLTNPQAAEDAARLEAVKALQAKAELYGRATGYKAVRLVNLSEGGGYTPPSPPMPVFAMAKREMADSTSISAGELKVRVDVSAVYEAAR, encoded by the coding sequence ATGACCAACACCGCTCGCCGCCCCGCCCAAAGCCCCGTTAGGCTGATGGCCGCCTTCGCCGCTCCCGTCCTGCTGGGCGGCGCCCTGCTGATGGGCGCGGCCGCCCCGGCCCTGGCGCAGACCAGCGCCGACACGGCGTTCAAGGCCACCACCTTCAACCTGTCGGCCTTTGGCGAGACCCGCGTGGCGCCCGACATGGCGACCATCACCCTGGGCGTGCAGACCGAAGGCGCCACCGCCGGCGAGGCCCTGAAGGCCAACGGGACGCGGATGAACCTGGCCATGGCCGCGCTGAAGAAGGCCGGGATCGCCGAGCGCGACATCCAGACCTCGAACCTGAACCTGAACGCCCAGTACGCCTACGAGCAGAACCAGCCGCCGAAGCTGACCGGCTACCAGGCCTCGAACCAGGTGACGATCACGGTGCGCGACCTGGCCAAGCTGGGCGCGACGGTGGACGCCGCCGTCGGCGCCGGCGCCAACACCGTCAACGGCATCAGCTTTGGCCTGACGAACCCGCAAGCGGCCGAGGACGCCGCGCGGCTGGAGGCGGTGAAGGCGCTGCAGGCCAAGGCCGAGCTCTATGGCCGCGCCACCGGCTACAAGGCCGTGCGCCTGGTCAATCTGAGCGAAGGCGGCGGCTACACGCCCCCCTCCCCGCCGATGCCGGTGTTCGCCATGGCCAAGCGCGAGATGGCCGACTCGACCAGCATCTCGGCCGGCGAGCTGAAGGTGCGGGTGGATGTCAGCGCCGTGTACGAGGCGGCGCGATAA
- a CDS encoding retropepsin-like aspartic protease, with protein sequence MVSRRMARRALITSMAGAALTGGSARAAQTPADETADPLGYVDAASRLSVATYVNGQGPFAFLVDTGATTSVITSDIADRLGLERGALGRLHSIAGAQPVPMARVASLAVGKRERKNMTVAVLPRAQLRMDGILGLEWLGQASLLLDFGRRRMVVGEALPVPDEATVIVKSKLVRSGLILIDALIPRERVIAFIDSGSTTTAGNLALLDAARAGGALVGGAGPKELISVTGQVLNGRSAVLTRLTLGPMTLRNLPLVIGSIHTFEYWGLQDRPAIVIGTDVLRTFDKVSIDLRRNEVRFRLRS encoded by the coding sequence ATGGTCTCACGACGGATGGCGCGCCGCGCGCTGATCACGTCCATGGCGGGCGCTGCGTTGACGGGCGGATCAGCCCGAGCCGCCCAGACGCCCGCGGACGAGACGGCTGATCCGTTGGGCTATGTCGACGCGGCCAGCCGCCTGTCCGTGGCCACCTATGTGAACGGGCAGGGACCTTTCGCCTTCCTGGTCGACACGGGGGCCACGACCTCGGTCATCACCAGCGATATCGCCGACCGGCTAGGTCTTGAGCGGGGGGCGCTTGGGCGGTTGCACAGCATCGCCGGCGCGCAGCCCGTGCCAATGGCGCGCGTGGCCAGCCTCGCCGTCGGCAAGCGCGAGCGCAAGAACATGACGGTCGCCGTGCTCCCCCGAGCGCAGTTGCGGATGGACGGCATTCTGGGCCTGGAATGGCTGGGTCAAGCCAGCCTGTTGCTGGACTTCGGTCGGCGTCGGATGGTCGTTGGAGAGGCCCTGCCGGTCCCCGACGAGGCGACGGTGATCGTCAAATCGAAGCTGGTGCGCAGCGGCCTGATCCTGATCGACGCGCTCATCCCCCGGGAAAGGGTCATCGCCTTCATCGACAGCGGCTCGACCACCACGGCGGGCAACCTCGCTTTGCTCGACGCCGCGCGGGCGGGAGGGGCCCTCGTCGGGGGGGCTGGGCCAAAGGAACTGATCAGCGTCACCGGCCAGGTGCTCAACGGACGATCGGCTGTCCTGACGCGGCTGACGTTGGGGCCGATGACGCTTCGCAACCTGCCGCTGGTGATCGGCTCGATTCACACCTTCGAGTACTGGGGCCTTCAGGATCGTCCCGCGATTGTCATCGGGACCGACGTGCTGCGCACGTTCGACAAGGTCTCCATAGACTTGAGGCGCAACGAAGTGCGTTTCCGCCTGCGTTCGTGA
- the panD gene encoding aspartate 1-decarboxylase — protein MLLTMLKAKLHRATVTQADLDYEGSIAIDRDLLDASGILPNEQVDVLNITNGARFTTYAIEAPRGSKVIGVNGAAARLVQKNDLVIVVTYCQMPAEEARNYAPTVVLLDEGNLIKKAA, from the coding sequence ATGCTTCTGACCATGCTCAAGGCCAAGCTGCACCGCGCCACGGTGACCCAGGCGGACCTCGACTACGAGGGTTCGATCGCCATCGACCGCGACCTGCTGGACGCCTCGGGCATCCTGCCCAACGAGCAGGTCGACGTGCTGAACATCACCAATGGCGCGCGCTTCACCACCTACGCCATCGAGGCCCCGCGCGGCTCGAAGGTCATCGGCGTCAACGGCGCGGCCGCGCGCCTGGTGCAGAAGAACGACCTCGTCATCGTCGTGACCTACTGCCAGATGCCGGCCGAGGAGGCGCGCAACTACGCGCCCACCGTCGTGCTGCTGGACGAGGGCAACCTGATCAAGAAGGCGGCCTGA
- a CDS encoding TonB-dependent receptor, with protein MSTAISRRRAWLMTGGATGLALTFALAGSAQAQTAAPAPQDNAQVEEVVVTGIRRGIEGAISLKKGSTSIVEAVSAEDIGKLPDMSIAESIARLPGLTAQRLDGRGQVISIRGLAPDFTTALLNGREQVSTGDNRGVEFDQYPSELLSAVVVYKTPDAGLIGQGLAGTADMRTVRPLAFGKRALAVGARYEWNDIGALNAGTKSHGNRFSVSYIDQFMDGKLGLALGYAHMESPYQAERWNSWGYPTDASGSLVIGGAKPYVQSSMLKRDGFIGVVEFAPTDRFTSSLDVFYSEFNNHQIQRGVELPLVWGGVPLTNSKVSNGMVVGGAFNGVKGVVRNDGNDRDATIKSLGWNNKWELGEAWTLSTDLSWSKVERTDQIVESYSGTGRSGVGATDNMTFTIDGDGKAIFTSTLNYADANLIKLTSPQGWGGDIITGGQDGYLNQPMIEDELKTGRFSIIRDLDDGLSSFELGASYNERTKGLVNDEWFLRAKGSPASVAIPSSAIVGTTSLGFIGLGNVISYDPFALIRSGAYDLVRNPNADVLVKSWDVEEKVAIGYVKANLDADLGGVPVTGNFGFQIVHTDQSSTALGASGTGSGVTRANLSGGKKYVDFLPSVNLRFQFSGEQSLRFAVARTLARPRMDQMRASKTFSYDQAKAGNSNINFSPWSGSGGNPELEPWRADSYDVSYEKYFGRQAYVSLAAFYKDLKTYVYDQSVVFDFTGFPIGGGPEPATRLGLVTTPQNGKGGAVKGVEFAASVPGGLLTPILDGFGATFSASYTDSSIQPNPGDDTQPIPGLSKTVANLTVYYEKNGFSFRVSDRYRSKFLGEVSGFGNGRNYRMVKAESVIDSQIGYTFNEGPMQGLSVLAQVNNLTDEPFTTYQNNDPRQVIDYQRYGRTYLIGLSYKF; from the coding sequence ATGAGCACTGCAATTTCGCGCCGCCGCGCCTGGTTGATGACCGGCGGAGCCACGGGCTTGGCGCTGACCTTCGCGCTGGCCGGTTCGGCCCAGGCGCAGACCGCCGCCCCCGCGCCCCAAGACAACGCCCAGGTCGAGGAAGTCGTCGTCACCGGCATCCGTCGCGGCATCGAGGGCGCCATCTCGCTGAAGAAGGGCTCGACCTCGATCGTCGAAGCCGTGTCGGCCGAGGACATCGGCAAGCTGCCCGACATGTCGATCGCCGAGTCGATCGCGCGTCTTCCCGGGTTGACCGCACAGCGCCTGGACGGCCGCGGGCAGGTCATCTCGATCCGGGGCCTGGCGCCCGACTTCACCACCGCCCTGCTGAACGGCCGCGAACAGGTCTCGACCGGCGACAACCGCGGCGTCGAGTTTGACCAGTATCCGTCGGAACTGCTGAGCGCCGTCGTGGTCTACAAGACCCCGGACGCCGGCCTGATCGGCCAGGGCCTGGCCGGCACCGCCGACATGCGCACCGTCCGCCCGCTGGCCTTCGGCAAGCGCGCCCTGGCCGTCGGCGCCCGCTACGAGTGGAACGACATTGGCGCCCTGAACGCCGGCACCAAGTCGCACGGCAACCGCTTCAGCGTCTCGTACATCGACCAGTTCATGGACGGTAAGCTGGGCCTGGCGCTGGGCTACGCCCACATGGAGTCGCCCTACCAGGCCGAGCGCTGGAACTCGTGGGGCTATCCCACCGATGCGTCGGGCAGCCTCGTCATCGGCGGCGCCAAGCCGTACGTCCAGTCCAGCATGCTCAAGCGCGACGGCTTCATCGGCGTGGTCGAGTTCGCGCCGACCGACCGTTTCACCTCGTCGCTGGACGTCTTCTATTCGGAGTTCAACAACCACCAGATCCAGCGCGGCGTCGAACTGCCGCTGGTCTGGGGCGGCGTGCCGCTGACCAATTCCAAGGTCTCGAACGGCATGGTCGTCGGCGGCGCCTTCAACGGCGTCAAGGGCGTGGTCCGCAACGACGGCAACGACCGCGACGCGACCATCAAGTCGCTGGGCTGGAACAACAAGTGGGAGCTGGGCGAGGCCTGGACCCTGAGCACCGACCTGTCCTGGTCCAAGGTCGAGCGCACCGACCAGATCGTCGAGTCCTACTCGGGGACCGGCCGCAGCGGCGTCGGCGCCACCGACAACATGACCTTCACCATCGACGGCGACGGCAAGGCCATCTTCACCTCGACGCTGAACTACGCCGACGCCAACCTGATCAAGCTGACCAGCCCGCAAGGCTGGGGCGGCGACATCATCACCGGCGGCCAGGACGGCTATCTGAACCAGCCGATGATCGAGGACGAGCTGAAGACCGGCCGCTTCTCGATCATCCGCGATCTGGACGACGGTCTCTCCAGCTTCGAGCTGGGCGCCAGCTACAACGAGCGCACCAAGGGCCTGGTCAATGACGAGTGGTTCCTGCGCGCCAAGGGCTCGCCGGCCAGCGTCGCCATCCCCTCCTCGGCCATCGTCGGAACCACCTCGCTGGGCTTCATCGGCCTGGGAAATGTGATCAGCTACGACCCGTTCGCCCTGATCCGCTCGGGCGCCTACGACCTGGTCCGCAACCCGAACGCCGACGTGCTGGTCAAGAGCTGGGACGTCGAGGAGAAGGTCGCGATCGGCTATGTGAAGGCCAATCTCGACGCCGACCTCGGCGGCGTGCCGGTCACCGGCAATTTCGGCTTCCAGATCGTCCACACCGACCAGAGCTCCACCGCCCTGGGCGCCAGCGGCACCGGCAGCGGCGTCACCCGCGCCAACCTGTCGGGCGGCAAGAAGTACGTCGACTTCCTGCCCAGCGTGAACCTGCGCTTCCAGTTCTCGGGCGAACAGAGCCTGCGCTTCGCGGTCGCCCGCACCCTGGCTCGTCCGCGCATGGACCAGATGCGCGCCAGCAAGACCTTCAGCTACGACCAGGCCAAGGCCGGCAACAGCAACATCAACTTCTCGCCCTGGAGCGGCAGCGGCGGCAATCCGGAGCTCGAGCCCTGGCGCGCCGACTCCTATGACGTCTCGTACGAGAAGTACTTCGGCCGTCAGGCCTATGTGTCGCTGGCCGCCTTCTACAAGGACCTGAAGACCTACGTTTACGACCAGAGCGTCGTCTTCGACTTCACCGGCTTCCCGATCGGCGGCGGGCCGGAGCCGGCCACGCGCCTGGGCCTCGTCACCACGCCGCAGAACGGCAAGGGCGGCGCGGTCAAGGGCGTCGAGTTCGCGGCCTCCGTACCGGGCGGACTGCTGACCCCGATCCTGGACGGCTTTGGGGCCACCTTCAGCGCCTCCTACACCGACAGCTCGATCCAGCCGAACCCCGGCGACGACACCCAGCCGATCCCGGGCCTGTCCAAGACCGTCGCCAACCTGACGGTCTATTACGAGAAGAACGGCTTCTCGTTCCGGGTCAGCGACCGCTACCGCTCCAAGTTCCTGGGCGAGGTGTCCGGCTTCGGCAACGGCCGCAACTACCGGATGGTCAAGGCCGAGTCCGTCATCGACAGCCAGATCGGCTACACCTTCAACGAAGGGCCGATGCAGGGCCTCTCGGTGCTGGCCCAGGTCAACAACCTGACCGACGAGCCGTTCACCACCTATCAGAACAACGACCCGCGCCAGGTGATCGACTACCAGCGCTACGGCCGCACCTACCTGATCGGCCTGTCCTACAAGTTCTAG
- a CDS encoding class II 3-deoxy-7-phosphoheptulonate synthase has protein sequence MTARWTPAAWRAKPAKHIPADYPDAGAVERVEQTLRQMPPLVFAGEARRLKSLLGDVAEGRAFLLQGGDCAESFKEFHADNIRDTFRLILQMAVVLTFAGGKPVVKVGRIAGQFAKPRSEPIEVQGDVTLPSYRGDIINGMDFNEAERVPDPDRLLKAYGQSAATLNLLRAFASGGYADLYNIHRWTLGFVGDSPQGARYRELSEKISEALTFMSAVGVTPDTQPDLRRVEFFTSHEALLLGFEEAMTRVDSTSGDWYDTSAHLLWIGERTRQLDGAHIEFMRGVKNPIGLKCGPTMEGDDLLRLIDVLNPNNEPGRLTLYGRFGSDKIADRLPRLMRATKSAGRSVVWATDPMHGNTLKASTGYKTRPFDRILGEVKSFVEIAQAEGVHPGGVHLEMTGQNVTECLGGARAVSETDLGDRYHTHCDPRLNGEQALELAFLVAEKLKAARDDQRRLAAG, from the coding sequence ATGACCGCCCGCTGGACCCCCGCCGCCTGGAGAGCCAAACCCGCCAAGCACATCCCCGCCGACTATCCGGACGCGGGCGCTGTCGAGCGGGTCGAGCAGACGCTTCGCCAGATGCCGCCGCTGGTCTTCGCCGGCGAGGCGCGTCGGCTGAAGAGCCTGCTTGGCGACGTGGCCGAGGGCCGCGCCTTCCTGCTGCAAGGCGGCGACTGCGCCGAGAGCTTCAAGGAATTCCACGCGGACAACATCCGCGACACCTTCCGCCTGATCCTGCAGATGGCGGTGGTGCTGACCTTCGCCGGCGGCAAGCCGGTGGTGAAGGTGGGCCGCATCGCCGGCCAGTTCGCCAAGCCGCGCTCGGAGCCGATCGAGGTCCAGGGCGACGTGACCCTGCCGTCCTATCGCGGCGACATCATCAACGGCATGGACTTCAACGAGGCCGAGCGGGTCCCCGACCCGGACCGCCTGCTGAAGGCCTACGGCCAGTCGGCCGCGACGCTGAACCTGCTGCGCGCCTTCGCCAGCGGCGGCTACGCCGACCTCTACAACATTCACCGCTGGACCCTGGGCTTCGTCGGCGACAGCCCGCAGGGCGCGCGCTACCGCGAGCTGTCGGAAAAGATCTCCGAGGCCCTGACCTTCATGTCGGCCGTCGGCGTCACGCCCGACACCCAGCCCGACCTGCGTCGCGTCGAGTTCTTCACCAGCCACGAGGCCCTGCTGCTGGGCTTCGAGGAAGCCATGACCCGCGTCGATAGCACCTCGGGCGACTGGTACGACACCAGCGCCCACCTGCTGTGGATCGGCGAGCGCACCCGCCAGCTGGACGGCGCCCACATCGAATTCATGCGCGGCGTGAAGAACCCGATCGGCCTGAAGTGCGGTCCGACCATGGAAGGCGACGACCTTCTGCGCCTGATCGACGTCTTGAACCCGAACAACGAACCCGGTCGCCTGACCCTGTACGGCCGCTTCGGCTCGGACAAGATCGCCGACCGCCTGCCGCGCCTGATGCGGGCGACCAAGAGCGCGGGCCGTTCGGTGGTCTGGGCCACCGACCCTATGCACGGCAACACGCTGAAGGCCTCGACCGGCTACAAGACCCGTCCGTTCGACCGGATCCTCGGCGAAGTGAAGAGCTTCGTGGAGATCGCCCAGGCCGAAGGCGTGCACCCCGGCGGCGTCCACCTGGAAATGACCGGCCAGAACGTCACCGAGTGCCTGGGCGGCGCCCGCGCCGTGTCGGAAACCGACCTCGGCGACCGCTATCACACGCACTGCGACCCGCGCCTGAACGGCGAGCAGGCGCTGGAGCTGGCCTTCCTGGTGGCCGAGAAGCTGAAAGCCGCCCGCGACGACCAGCGCCGCCTGGCGGCCGGCTAG
- a CDS encoding long-chain-acyl-CoA synthetase: MRLRQKIRREIKFLKGLTRTLKRVKSIAPDSANLICDDIEAAVDKWRDRPAMTFEGKTVTYAELDGMANRYAHWAKGQGLTRGQTVALFMPNRLEYFAVWYGLTKVGVATALINNQLTGAALAHCLNISQALHCIVDPETSPCFEDVKGQLDRHMQQWVLGPVHGEQRDLVKALKSCSQLRPDRVTAREGLTARDTALYIFTSGTTGMPKAARITHMRAQLYMRGFAGSTGAKETDRIYVTLPLYHATGGLCALGAGLLNGGSIVLRKKFSATHFWPEIVAENCTMFVYIGELCRYLANQPEHELERAHKIRLIFGNGLRPDVWNDMLDRFKVGEVLEFYGATEGNVSLFNFDGKRGAIGRVPGYLRGKFNIRVVKFDVETETPVRGPDGCCIECAPGEVGECIGHIGGDARSNYVGYADKAATEKKVLHDVFQKGDSWFRTGDLMRVDGDGYIYFVDRIGDTFRWKGENVATSEVAERLAAVEHVLEVNVYGVPVGDLDGKAGMAALVADPEFDLAAFAKYVDEHLPSYARPIFLRLQQAIETTGTFKYRKVDLVGDGFDPTRTKDPLYFRDPSKGYVKITKAVFAKIHAGGYKL; encoded by the coding sequence ATGCGTTTGCGCCAGAAGATCCGTCGCGAGATCAAGTTCCTCAAGGGTTTGACCCGGACGCTCAAGCGCGTGAAATCCATTGCTCCCGACAGCGCCAATCTGATCTGCGACGATATCGAGGCGGCCGTCGACAAATGGCGCGACCGTCCGGCCATGACCTTCGAGGGCAAGACGGTCACCTATGCCGAGCTGGACGGCATGGCCAATCGCTACGCCCATTGGGCCAAGGGCCAAGGGCTGACGCGCGGCCAGACCGTGGCGCTGTTCATGCCCAACCGCCTGGAATATTTCGCGGTCTGGTACGGCCTGACCAAGGTCGGGGTCGCCACCGCCCTGATCAATAACCAGCTGACCGGCGCGGCCCTGGCGCACTGCCTGAACATCTCCCAGGCCCTGCACTGCATCGTCGATCCCGAGACCTCGCCCTGCTTCGAGGACGTGAAAGGCCAGCTCGACCGCCACATGCAGCAGTGGGTGCTGGGGCCGGTGCATGGCGAGCAGCGCGACCTGGTCAAGGCGCTGAAGAGCTGCAGCCAGCTGCGTCCCGACCGCGTCACCGCCCGTGAAGGGCTGACGGCCCGCGACACCGCGCTCTACATCTTCACCAGTGGCACCACCGGCATGCCCAAGGCCGCGCGCATCACCCACATGCGCGCCCAGCTCTACATGCGCGGCTTCGCCGGCTCGACCGGCGCCAAGGAAACCGACCGCATCTATGTGACCCTGCCGCTCTACCACGCCACCGGCGGCCTCTGCGCCCTGGGCGCGGGGCTGTTGAACGGCGGTTCGATCGTGCTGCGCAAGAAGTTCTCGGCCACGCACTTCTGGCCCGAGATCGTCGCCGAGAACTGCACCATGTTCGTCTATATCGGCGAGCTGTGCCGCTATCTGGCCAACCAGCCCGAGCACGAGCTGGAGCGGGCGCACAAGATTCGTCTGATCTTCGGCAACGGCCTGCGTCCCGACGTCTGGAACGACATGCTGGACCGCTTCAAGGTCGGCGAGGTGCTCGAGTTCTACGGCGCCACCGAAGGCAACGTCTCGCTGTTCAATTTCGACGGCAAGCGCGGCGCGATCGGCCGGGTGCCGGGCTATCTGCGCGGCAAGTTCAACATCCGCGTCGTCAAGTTCGACGTCGAGACCGAGACGCCGGTGCGCGGCCCCGACGGCTGCTGCATCGAGTGCGCGCCCGGCGAGGTCGGCGAGTGCATCGGCCATATCGGGGGCGACGCCCGCTCCAACTACGTCGGCTACGCCGACAAGGCCGCCACCGAGAAGAAGGTGCTGCACGACGTCTTCCAGAAGGGCGACTCGTGGTTCCGCACCGGCGACCTGATGCGGGTGGACGGCGACGGCTACATCTATTTCGTCGACCGGATCGGCGACACCTTCCGCTGGAAGGGCGAGAACGTCGCGACCAGCGAAGTGGCCGAGCGCCTGGCCGCCGTCGAGCACGTGCTGGAAGTCAATGTCTACGGCGTGCCGGTCGGCGACCTGGATGGCAAGGCCGGCATGGCGGCCCTGGTCGCCGATCCGGAGTTCGACCTCGCCGCCTTCGCCAAATATGTCGACGAGCACCTGCCCAGCTATGCGCGGCCGATCTTCCTGCGGCTGCAGCAGGCGATCGAGACGACCGGCACCTTCAAGTACCGCAAGGTTGATCTGGTCGGCGACGGCTTCGACCCGACGCGGACCAAGGATCCGCTGTACTTCCGCGATCCGAGCAAGGGCTATGTGAAGATCACCAAGGCCGTCTTCGCCAAGATCCACGCCGGCGGCTACAAGCTGTAG